From Rutidosis leptorrhynchoides isolate AG116_Rl617_1_P2 chromosome 3, CSIRO_AGI_Rlap_v1, whole genome shotgun sequence, a single genomic window includes:
- the LOC139902266 gene encoding uncharacterized protein gives MSNFTFVSDRQKGLIHAVERMFPCAEHRYCLRHLHENMKIKNFRGLAYKQHLWKCATATTVPHFEKYMLDLKGFDAKAWKYLADISPHQWSRSHFTGREVSDVLLSNMCEFFNRWIVDGRDKSIITCLEFIRSYLMKRIDTVKNKIMKSEGLLTPKATKVFEVIKKEASKYTMIYNGSRMFQVNGPHNDQMVVDMGQRTCACRKWKLNGMPCKHAIACIWNMRENDPKVPRPEAWVHQVHHLKRWFETYQYAIFPINGRSMWPKSSVKIPILPPLKRATAGRPKKNRRKGLHEKDEIVKGDKLSKKGQVIQCGICKGFGHNRRGCPNGGVKADQASGSKRKSMD, from the exons ATGTCCAACTTCACTTTCGTTAGTGACAGACAGaag GGACTAATACATGCTGTGGAGAGGATGTTCCCATGTGCAGAACATAGGTATTGTTTGAGACATCTGCATGAAAACATGAAAATTAAGAATTTTAGAGGACTTGCATACAAACAACACCTTTGGAAGTGTGCTACTGCTACAACAGTGCCCCATTTTGAAAAGTATATGCTTGATCTTAAAGGTTTTGATGCTAAAGCTTGGAAGTATTTAGCTGATATTTCACCACACCAATGGTCCAGAAGTCATTTTACAG GTAGAGAAGTTTCTGATGTATTGTTGAGCAACATGTGTGAATTTTTTAATAGGTGGATAGTTGATGGGAGGGATAAGTCTATTATAACTTGCTTGGAGTTCATTAGGTCTTACTTAATGAAAAGAATTGATACAGTTAAGAATAAGATAATGAAGTCAGAGGGACTATTAACTCCTAAAGCAACTAAAGTGTTTGAAGTGATCAAAAAAGAAGCAAGCAAGTATACTATGATATATAATGGTAGTAGGATGTTCCAAGTTAATGGCCCACATAATGATCAAATGGTAGTTGACATGGGTCAACGAACATGTGCTTGTAGAAAATGGAAACTAAATGGTATGCCTTGCAAACATGCTATTGCTTGTATTTGGAATATGAGAGAAAATGATCCTAAAGTTCCAAGGCCAGAGGCTTGGGTTCACCAAGTTCATCACCTAAAAAGATGGTTTGAGACTTACCAGTATGCTATTTTTCCTATCAATGGAAGGAGTATGTGGCCTAAGTCAAGTGTTAAGATACCAATACTTCCACCTTTAAAAAGGGCTACTGCTGGGAGACCCAAGAAGAATAGAAGGAAAGGACTGCATGAGAAGGATGAGATAGTTAAGGGGGATAAATTATCAAAAAAAGGTCAGGTTATTCAGTGTGGAATTTGTAAGGGTTTTGGCCATAATAGGAGGGGTTGCCCCAATGGTGGTGTCAAGGCAGATCAAGCTAGTGGATCAAAGAGGAAATCAATGGACTAG